GGAGTATTTCGAGCTTGTGGGCGAGCCGAGGTGGAGTTGGACGGAGGAGAATAAACTGCTTGCGGATCTGTTTCAAAACCTCCCCTTTCTCCTTCGAGTAGTATCCGTTCCACCTTGCGTCCATCTTCCACCAGAACCCATAACCCCTTGGCGGAGAGGGAAGCTTCAGCGGCAACACCCTGACAAGCAGACCTATCTCGCTCGGCTCAGAGCCGTGAGGGGAGATGGTGATCCTGCCGCTGTAGAAGCCCGGTGGCGTCTCTGGTGGGATATGGAAGGTCAACCAGAAGGTTCTGGTTTGACCTTTGGGTATATCCACCGAGCGTCGTTTTTCGAGGAAAGGCGGCAATCCTCTGATCCTCCGGACGACCCGTATGTCCACGTTCTCCGAGCCTATGTTCCCCCTTTCGCCCTGAAGATCGCTCACCTCAACTCGAACATCCTTTAGGGCCTTTCGGGCCGCCCAGACCGAGACCGTCGCCGGCTCATACTCGCCCGGGCAGGCGAAGATCCGTATCGGCCCGATCTCGCCCGGACGAGGTCTGCCGAGGGATGATACGGGTTCAAGGTAATGTCTGGAGAAGAGGACATAGCCACGCCTGAGCTGATCCGATAGATCCAGGTCAGGACTGAGGATATCGGGCCTGTCGGGGATCAGGTCGGGAAGATCCCTCGGCGCGACGGAGCCCATAACCTTGAACCCTTCCGGAACTTCCGTTCCGAACCGAACGGCGCCGGTTTCAGCGGTGATTTCAGGCGTTTCCCGCCAGGGGCTTTCCACGACGAGCAACTGCTTTTCATCCCTCGCCAGAACACCGCTCTTTTCGTCCAGCAGATCGGCCTCGATCAGGTATTCGCCCTCCTTAAGCCCTGCTTCAGGGAGGGCCAGGCCGAAGATAGTAGTCCTAGCTCTCCGGCTCCATCTCCTTATGATTTTCCCCCGCCATCCGTTAAGGTGAACCGAATATCCTTCGCCCTCGGTTCATTCAGGTGAACCTCCACCGGCAGGACGGTCTCATCGCTCCACAGGGCATCTTTAAGGGGGTTCATCTCGATCGGAGGTGGAGCGTAAAGCTCCAGGCGAAGGTCATCGATGAACTGAAGGGTCCGGACCAGATCGGGACGGATGGAGCAGTGGAGGTCCATGCTTCTGATGTCGAGATCCGGGACAACTCCGGAGGCCTCGAACCTGACCCATTCGCCCGGTCTGCCCAGAACCTTCAGCGAGAGCATATCGCCGAGGAAAACGCCCCTTCCCTTTTCATCTCTCCCGAAGGTCCGCAGCCTTATCGAGATCGGTCGGACGGCTGTCTTCGGCTCGATGTAGACCCATCCCGAAAGCGTGAGCCTCTTTCCGGCGAGCCGGATCGCCTCCTTCGAGACGGCTCCGTTGAAGACTAGCGTGGTCTCCTCGCCCAAAACCGGTCCTGTGTTTATCCTGAGCGAGCATCGGCCCGATTTCGACCTGGCCTCGGAGATCGATATGCACCTTTCGATCCCCTCCCCTTTCGGATAGAAGCTCATGCTCCATCCCTGTATTCCCCCCTCGAAATCGCCGTTTACAAGCAGGGAGGTGAAGAGGAACGTGATGAGTACGGGGATCATATCTCCAATCCCTCCTTTCCGGAGCGAAGATTTCCTCATAATCGGGTATTCCAAGGCGATTGAGCGCGAGTTTCAGGTTCATCTTGAACCTCAGATGTCGCTGAGGTTCCCAGACATCAAGCATATGTTAGCTACGCTGTCGCAGGCGAGGATCTTAATCCCTCGGCATTCCGCGTCGGGTCCACACCCTCACGTCCCGTTCGGTGATCTCATACTCCTCTCCCCTCTTGGCCTTGTAGGCCGCTATGGCGAGCAATACTCCCAGGACGTTCAGAGCGTCGCCCGGCGATTTGACCCTTTCGGCTATCATCCTTAACAGATCATCCCCGACGACCTCAGCATCTCCGATCCTGAGCTTCTCCATGGTGGCTTTCAGAAGCTCATATAGCTGCTCATGGCTCAGGGGATAATCCCTTTCGATATCCAGCACCCTGAACCGGTCCATCACCCTATCAAGCTCCCTATGAGGTTCATGTCCGCTGCCGATGATGAGGCATTGGGGTATCTCGACCAACTGTCTGTAGATCTCCGGCGGATGATCGCATTCGAGGAAGACCACACATCTCTCCCTGCCTATCATCTCCAGCATGTAAGGTATGGCCTCTCTGAGGTTGTTCCTCATATCCTCGTGCCAGATATCCATGAACGGGATATCCCTCTCATGGCAGTGCTTCCGGAGTATGTGTTGAGTGTGGCTTTTGCCCGCGCCGCCTTCCCTGCTGAAGAGATAGACGTGTTTCACATCATCGCCGGAGATGAATCTCTCGATGATCTCTATGAGCTCATCCTCCAGCTTACCCCTTCGGACGTGAACGAGGGGTTCCTCCCAATCTCCCCGTCTCAGTCCCGAATACGCGGGATTTCCCCTGAGACCTATCCTCTCATAATCCCACTCATCAAGCCTGTGTAGCTCCTCGAATAACATCGGGAAATGCAAGGTCATCACCTCCATGTCGCCATGCCAGAAAAAGGATGAGGTTTGTCAGAGCCAGGATGGTGAATCCGGAGAGGCCGAATAACCCCACCGTCAGATCACTGCCGCCTTTCAGGAGCAGTATGGATATCCCCGCCGTGCCGTTCAACGATCCGTGGGCCACGGCCGCCGCTATGACGGATCGAGATTTAACCCTGATGTAGCTGAAGATAGGGCCTAGAAGCAGGCAGAATATCGTCATCATCAAAACGCCCATAACCGGATGTTGGGGATAGTTGTGCCCTTGAAGGATGATGGGAGCATGCCATGTGCCCCATATCAGACCTATCAGCAGGGAGCTTCTCCAGAAGCCCATGCCCGAAAGCTCCATCTGCAGGAATCCCCTCCATCCCAGCTCCTCCCCGAAGGCGGCCACGGCGTTTATCGTCACGCCGGCGATCAACCCCTGTATGAGGCTCAGCCAGATCGGGTTAATCGGCATCTTATCCATCTGTCTTCTCATCTCCTCGAGTTTCTCAGGGGGAAGGATCGAGGAGTATCTCTCGAAAAAACCGGAGGCATCCGGGGAGAAGCTGATATCAGGAAGGAGAAGGCCCACTCCCATGGAGGCGAGGCTTAGAATGAGAGGCAGAAGCCACGCCACCAGAAACCACCTGTTCAATCTGAAGGAGATGCCCAATGGGAGCTTCAGCGGCTGGTGGTATATGCCCTTTTGAACGATGATGACGCAGATGGCGGGGACGAACATGTAGAGGACACCTATGATCATGGAGGATGGCGTGTTCCACTTTCCTCCGAGCGCCCAAAACATCCCCGCCATCAGCCAGTTGATGGCGAATGTCATTCCCAGAAAGAGACCGACCTTCCGGATCATCCGCGCCTCCTATAGAAGACCATCTCGCCGACCTCAACCCCGATCCGCTCGGCCACTGTAGGACATTTCGCCTTCAGGATGAAGAAGATCTCAGCGTCGAACTCGTCCAGCGTCTCGAAATTCGCCTGCCCCTTGGATATCACGAGGGGAGCCCTTCTGACCTTCTTGATCACCTCCGGTGGGGATAGATCCACGGGAAGGCCCAGGTATCCTGTCCCGGTCTCGATGATCTCCGTAAGCTCCCCGATCCCCACCATCTCGGCGTCCTCGCTCGTGGCGTCGTTCAGGATGGGCTTGCTTTTGACGATAGCGGTGATATTTTTGATCCCATAGCGTATGAGCTCCTCCATCAGGAGTTTATCGAAGACGATCTCGCCGGCGTTGTCCAGTATGTAGATAAGCTCATCACACCTCTTTAGCTTCTCGCGGAAGGATTCGTATTGATCGATGGCAAATCCGCCTCTCAGCACCTCCTTTATCTCCTCCTCGATCCTGTAAGGTGTTCCGGCGCTGAAGTCTATCACGTTCCCCGCCGCTGCCAGCTTTAAGGCGGTATGTAACGGATCGTCTGCCCTTGTGACGATCTCCTTCAGCTTCGGATACATCCTCAGCCCCAGCTCGTTGAACTCCCTCTTGACCTCAAGATATGGGTCCTCCACGCCCATGACCTGACAGGCGATCCTCGCGGCCCAGGTGGAGAGATGAGCCGGTGAGAGCGAGAGGTCGATCCGGTCGGCCATCCTTCGCAATACCTCCCTTAGAACCTTCTCGTGAACTTTCTCGTCTTCGGTGACCATCTGTGCCGTTGTCAGCGCCTGTTTGACGAAACAGGGCACGCATAGAGGTCTGGCTTTCATCCCTTAGCCTCCTCGTCCAGCTTTATCTCCTTAAGGGTTATGTCCGACATGCTTGAGTTTCCCAGCCCCATCCTGCCGGCGGTGGAGATATGTCTGGCGTAGATGGAAATGGGATCGAGCCCCTTCTCCTTCCTTTTGCCCTCGATTATCTCCAATCCGACCTTATCAGCCGCTACGGGATCGGTGCTGAGGATCAGGCCGCTATGCCTCCAGCTATACTCCTCCTTGAATCCCGGCCCTCCCTCATATGTGGCGATCAGCCCGTCGATTATGTGCAGCACAGCCTTTCCGCGCAGAACTGACTTGGAGAATATCTCAGGTATGGCCGGATCGCAGAGGAACTCTATCGGGTGAAATCGGGCG
This portion of the Candidatus Poribacteria bacterium genome encodes:
- a CDS encoding CPBP family intramembrane metalloprotease, with product MIRKVGLFLGMTFAINWLMAGMFWALGGKWNTPSSMIIGVLYMFVPAICVIIVQKGIYHQPLKLPLGISFRLNRWFLVAWLLPLILSLASMGVGLLLPDISFSPDASGFFERYSSILPPEKLEEMRRQMDKMPINPIWLSLIQGLIAGVTINAVAAFGEELGWRGFLQMELSGMGFWRSSLLIGLIWGTWHAPIILQGHNYPQHPVMGVLMMTIFCLLLGPIFSYIRVKSRSVIAAAVAHGSLNGTAGISILLLKGGSDLTVGLFGLSGFTILALTNLILFLAWRHGGDDLAFPDVIRGATQA
- a CDS encoding DUF89 family protein, with the translated sequence MKARPLCVPCFVKQALTTAQMVTEDEKVHEKVLREVLRRMADRIDLSLSPAHLSTWAARIACQVMGVEDPYLEVKREFNELGLRMYPKLKEIVTRADDPLHTALKLAAAGNVIDFSAGTPYRIEEEIKEVLRGGFAIDQYESFREKLKRCDELIYILDNAGEIVFDKLLMEELIRYGIKNITAIVKSKPILNDATSEDAEMVGIGELTEIIETGTGYLGLPVDLSPPEVIKKVRRAPLVISKGQANFETLDEFDAEIFFILKAKCPTVAERIGVEVGEMVFYRRRG